One window of Thiomicrorhabdus lithotrophica genomic DNA carries:
- the rplS gene encoding 50S ribosomal protein L19 has translation MKNDIIQRIESEQMTKDVPDFAPGDTVVVQVKVVEGKNERLQAYEGVVIAKKNRGINSNFIVRKISHGVGVERTFQTYSPLVDSIAVKRKGAVRRAKLYYLRELSGKAARIREKI, from the coding sequence ATGAAAAATGATATTATTCAGCGTATTGAATCTGAGCAAATGACTAAGGATGTTCCTGATTTTGCTCCTGGTGATACAGTTGTAGTACAGGTTAAGGTTGTAGAAGGTAAGAACGAGCGTCTTCAGGCATATGAAGGGGTTGTTATTGCTAAGAAAAACCGTGGAATTAACTCTAACTTCATCGTGCGTAAGATTTCACACGGTGTTGGTGTAGAGCGTACTTTCCAAACTTACAGCCCACTAGTTGACAGCATTGCTGTTAAGCGTAAAGGTGCTGTACGTCGTGCTAAGCTATACTACCTACGTGAACTATCTGGTAAAGCAGCACGTATCAGAGAAAAAATCTAA
- a CDS encoding TIGR04211 family SH3 domain-containing protein, with translation MTKFSSFNANSVKHTSLSMLLIATLGVSAPVTTTHAATKGYTNYISDSLEVPMRRAAGYKYKISRMLKSGEAVKILEVDKKGWAQVQYKKAGKTYIGWLPSIVLQNQPVAKDRLAIQIKKTTDIEEKFNALQQELSTLKTRYEDTDSQLSTIKQEKFEIGKELERLKIISSNAVELDEQNQEMKMRLSQLENQNAIMKEQIDQSNDSLKRQWFITGGGVLLLGLIIGFFFRAPGKRKKWGEL, from the coding sequence ATGACAAAATTCAGCAGCTTTAATGCTAACTCTGTAAAACATACTTCTTTAAGTATGCTCTTGATTGCAACGCTTGGTGTTTCAGCCCCTGTTACAACAACTCATGCCGCAACAAAAGGTTATACCAATTATATCAGTGACTCTTTGGAAGTCCCTATGCGACGCGCTGCTGGATATAAATACAAAATTTCACGCATGTTAAAATCTGGTGAAGCCGTCAAAATTTTAGAAGTGGACAAAAAGGGTTGGGCACAAGTTCAATACAAGAAAGCAGGTAAAACCTATATTGGCTGGTTACCCTCTATTGTTTTGCAAAACCAGCCTGTTGCTAAAGATCGTCTAGCAATACAAATTAAGAAAACAACTGACATTGAAGAAAAATTTAATGCCCTTCAACAAGAATTATCTACTTTAAAAACACGTTATGAAGACACAGACTCTCAACTTTCTACAATCAAACAAGAAAAATTTGAAATCGGTAAAGAGTTAGAACGTCTAAAAATTATTTCTAGCAATGCAGTTGAACTTGATGAGCAGAACCAAGAAATGAAAATGCGTTTAAGCCAACTAGAGAACCAAAATGCGATTATGAAAGAACAGATTGATCAATCTAATGACTCTCTAAAACGTCAATGGTTTATAACGGGTGGTGGGGTTTTACTACTTGGTTTAATTATAGGGTTTTTCTTCAGAGCACCAGGTAAACGCAAAAAGTGGGGCGAACTATAA
- the rimM gene encoding ribosome maturation factor RimM (Essential for efficient processing of 16S rRNA), which yields MSAEKLIVGSINGVFGVNGWVKIFSHTDPRENILSYSPWWIKCKGEWRQVNIVDSKVQQGGKTLVAKLDKVDDRDVAREYMGCEIAIEESQLTNRKESLYWIDLIGCQVLLQDGTLVGTVKDLVETGVHDVLRVTGEHNELIPFVMDKFILSVDTDKKQIVVDWELEEADGEI from the coding sequence ATGTCTGCAGAAAAATTAATTGTCGGTTCTATTAATGGTGTTTTTGGCGTTAATGGGTGGGTAAAGATTTTTTCTCATACCGACCCACGCGAAAACATTCTTAGTTATTCGCCTTGGTGGATTAAATGCAAAGGCGAATGGCGACAAGTCAATATAGTTGACTCAAAGGTACAGCAGGGTGGAAAAACTCTGGTGGCCAAGTTAGATAAAGTAGACGACAGAGATGTTGCTCGTGAATATATGGGCTGTGAAATTGCGATTGAAGAATCACAATTAACAAACCGTAAAGAGTCACTCTATTGGATCGACTTAATCGGTTGCCAAGTGCTGTTACAAGACGGCACATTAGTTGGTACGGTGAAAGATTTAGTAGAAACGGGTGTGCATGACGTTTTGCGTGTTACTGGCGAACATAATGAATTGATTCCATTTGTTATGGATAAATTTATTTTGAGCGTTGATACCGACAAAAAACAGATTGTGGTTGACTGGGAATTGGAAGAAGCAGACGGTGAGATTTGA
- a CDS encoding flagellin N-terminal helical domain-containing protein — translation MAITGYSPISSSLYNPNIDSVAQALTSGQRINQSADDAAGQAIVTSLSTQINTQDMATRNANDGISLLQTADGASESINASLQRMNELAVQASNGTLNASQRNILNLEFQQNLQGINQVAENSNFNNQNLLNDENSSLNIALGDSASQINLPNLTTDGLAISSLDISNPANAATALSGLSSAIEQLSTSRSEFGAQQNGLSSAVDNMQNQNINAYAARSQINDTNIARSLTEQVRLNVLQDSAIAMQAQGNQSRASVLQLLNS, via the coding sequence ATGGCAATAACCGGTTACTCCCCAATTTCGTCAAGTTTATACAATCCCAATATTGATTCAGTAGCTCAAGCTTTAACGAGTGGTCAACGTATTAATCAGTCTGCTGACGATGCAGCCGGTCAAGCGATTGTCACTTCATTAAGTACTCAAATCAACACTCAAGATATGGCAACGCGAAATGCAAATGATGGTATTTCGCTATTGCAAACTGCTGATGGTGCCAGCGAATCGATTAATGCTTCATTACAAAGAATGAATGAATTAGCTGTTCAGGCTTCAAACGGAACCTTGAATGCCTCGCAAAGAAATATCCTTAACTTAGAGTTTCAACAGAACTTACAAGGCATTAACCAGGTAGCAGAAAACTCTAACTTTAATAACCAAAACCTATTAAATGATGAAAACAGTAGTTTAAATATTGCACTTGGCGATTCGGCCTCACAAATTAATTTACCTAATCTAACTACTGATGGACTGGCCATTTCAAGTTTAGACATTAGCAACCCTGCTAATGCGGCTACAGCACTAAGTGGCCTTTCATCTGCGATTGAGCAGCTTAGCACCAGCAGAAGTGAGTTTGGGGCACAACAAAATGGCTTATCTTCCGCTGTTGATAACATGCAAAACCAAAACATTAATGCTTATGCGGCACGAAGCCAAATCAACGACACCAATATTGCCCGCTCATTAACAGAGCAAGTACGTTTAAACGTATTACAAGATAGTGCCATTGCCATGCAAGCACAAGGGAACCAATCAAGAGCATCAGTATTACAACTATTAAACAGTTAA
- the xerD gene encoding site-specific tyrosine recombinase XerD has protein sequence MHPKVAEFLSYLQLSEGLSPNTLSAYQRDLKLYQAWLSDIQQQTVEMVSAEGIEAFMLYLQEEGRKEKSNARLLSTLKRFYQWGASNEYFDADPTGLVKAPKLPQSIPKVITEAQVEALLYSPDEFTPLGIRDRAILELMYASGLRVSEVVELPFEQINLSAGLVQVTGKGSKERIVPIGEVAIEWIEKYIAEARPTLTKNKWVHTLFISRIGRPMTRQTLWHRVKNLAFDAGIHTKLSPHTLRHAFATHLINHGADLRTVQLLLGHSDLSTTQIYTHVAKERLHKLHQQHHPRG, from the coding sequence CTGCATCCTAAAGTAGCCGAGTTTTTGAGTTATTTGCAACTTTCTGAAGGATTAAGCCCTAATACGCTTTCTGCCTATCAAAGAGATTTGAAGCTTTACCAGGCCTGGTTATCTGATATTCAACAGCAGACTGTTGAAATGGTTTCTGCTGAAGGTATAGAGGCTTTTATGCTCTACCTTCAAGAAGAGGGACGTAAAGAGAAAAGTAATGCTCGATTACTCTCTACCTTGAAGCGTTTTTACCAGTGGGGGGCAAGTAACGAATATTTTGATGCCGATCCAACGGGTCTGGTCAAGGCACCGAAGCTACCGCAAAGTATCCCTAAGGTCATTACAGAAGCACAGGTTGAAGCATTGCTGTACTCGCCTGATGAATTCACACCTTTAGGTATAAGGGATAGAGCTATATTAGAGTTAATGTATGCTAGTGGTTTACGTGTTTCTGAAGTCGTTGAGTTACCGTTTGAGCAAATTAATTTGTCAGCAGGCCTGGTACAAGTGACAGGAAAGGGAAGTAAGGAGCGTATTGTTCCTATTGGTGAAGTGGCGATTGAGTGGATTGAAAAATACATTGCTGAAGCTCGTCCTACATTAACTAAAAATAAATGGGTGCATACGCTGTTTATTTCAAGAATTGGTCGTCCTATGACGCGTCAGACTTTGTGGCATAGAGTTAAAAATTTAGCGTTTGATGCAGGCATTCACACCAAGCTTTCACCTCATACATTAAGGCATGCCTTTGCGACGCATTTAATCAATCATGGTGCGGATTTAAGAACGGTTCAGTTGTTGTTAGGGCATAGCGATCTATCGACAACGCAAATCTATACACATGTGGCTAAAGAGCGTTTACATAAATTACATCAACAACATCATCCACGCGGATAA
- a CDS encoding valine--tRNA ligase gives MEKHFDPNTIETKWYQTWENQGYFKAQKPDADPYCIMIPPPNVTGSLHMGHAFQDTIMDTLIRYNRMKGNDTLWQPGTDHAGIATQMVVERQLAAQGLTRHDLGREKFIDKIWEWKEESGGTITKQLRRMGASPDWSRERFTMDDGLSDAVKEVFVKLYEEDLIYRGKRLVNWDPILHTAVSDLEVVSEEEQGNLWHMRYPLTDGSGHLVVATTRPETMLGDQAVAVHPDDERYQHLIGKTITLPLVGREIPIIADDYVDLEFGTGCVKITPAHDFNDYEMGKRHDLPMLNIFTIDAAINDEAPEKYQGLDRYEARKQIISDLEELGLMEDIKPHTLMVPRGDRSHAVIEPFLTDQWYVAVQELAKPAIDAVKNGDIEFVPKNWENTYFEWMNNIQDWCISRQIWWGHRIPAWYDNNGKVYVGRDEAEVREKNNLATDIVLSQDNDVLDTWFSSALWTFSTLGWPEKTPELEKFHPTSVLVTGFDIIFFWVARMIMMGLKFTGEVPFKQIYVHGLVRDGEGQKMSKSKGNVLDPIDLIDGIELEDLVAKRTYGMMQPEKAAKIEKSTRKQFPDGIPAFGTDAIRFTFASLASTGRDIRFDLNRAEGYRNFCNKLWNATRYVLMNTEGFDTGVDESLEVELSLADRWITSRLQEVESEVAKHFENYRFDLAATTLYEFTWNEYCDWYLELAKPILNKDSSDNAKRGTRKTLVRVLEALLRLLHPIIPFITEEAWQAVGPLAGQHGNTIMLEPYPQADESKIDSAAIAELEWVKQFIVGVRKIRSEMDIAPSKALEVLLAGLNDNDQAWLNNNRVYLQTLAKLESITVLEDEASAPESAVALVGEMKVLIPMAGLIDKDAELARLAKEIAKLQGEIKRLSGKLNNAGFVAKAPEDVVANERKKLSDYEIALNNLEAQHDKIQQL, from the coding sequence ATGGAAAAGCATTTCGACCCCAATACTATCGAGACTAAGTGGTACCAGACCTGGGAAAACCAAGGTTATTTCAAAGCTCAAAAACCTGACGCTGACCCTTATTGCATTATGATTCCACCACCAAACGTGACTGGAAGTCTTCATATGGGTCATGCTTTTCAAGATACCATAATGGATACCTTAATCCGCTACAACCGTATGAAAGGTAACGACACCCTTTGGCAACCAGGTACTGATCACGCAGGTATTGCAACTCAAATGGTTGTCGAACGCCAGCTAGCCGCACAAGGTCTTACTCGACATGACTTGGGTCGTGAGAAATTCATTGATAAGATTTGGGAGTGGAAAGAAGAATCTGGTGGCACGATCACTAAACAACTTCGCCGCATGGGCGCTTCTCCTGACTGGAGTCGTGAACGGTTTACAATGGATGATGGCCTTTCTGATGCCGTTAAAGAAGTCTTTGTTAAGCTATATGAAGAAGATTTAATCTACCGTGGTAAACGCCTTGTTAACTGGGATCCAATTCTACACACTGCAGTATCAGATTTAGAAGTTGTTTCAGAAGAAGAGCAAGGCAATCTTTGGCACATGCGTTACCCACTAACTGACGGTTCTGGTCACTTAGTCGTAGCCACAACTCGTCCTGAAACCATGTTGGGAGACCAGGCAGTAGCCGTTCACCCTGATGACGAGCGTTATCAGCATCTAATAGGTAAAACAATCACACTACCGTTAGTGGGCCGTGAAATTCCAATTATTGCAGACGACTATGTTGACCTTGAGTTTGGAACTGGTTGTGTAAAAATTACGCCAGCTCATGATTTCAATGACTATGAAATGGGTAAACGTCACGACTTACCTATGCTAAATATTTTCACCATTGATGCAGCTATTAACGACGAAGCGCCTGAGAAATACCAAGGGCTTGATCGTTATGAAGCTCGCAAGCAAATCATATCGGACTTAGAAGAACTTGGCTTAATGGAAGATATCAAGCCACATACATTAATGGTACCGCGTGGTGATCGATCTCATGCTGTTATTGAACCGTTCTTGACTGACCAATGGTATGTTGCAGTTCAAGAGCTAGCGAAGCCCGCTATTGATGCCGTTAAAAACGGTGATATTGAATTTGTTCCTAAGAACTGGGAAAACACTTACTTTGAATGGATGAATAATATTCAGGACTGGTGTATCTCTCGTCAAATTTGGTGGGGACATCGTATCCCAGCTTGGTACGACAACAATGGTAAAGTCTATGTTGGCCGTGATGAAGCTGAAGTCCGTGAAAAAAATAATCTAGCGACAGATATCGTACTTAGCCAAGACAACGATGTACTAGACACTTGGTTCAGCTCGGCTCTATGGACATTCTCTACTCTAGGCTGGCCAGAAAAAACACCGGAACTAGAAAAATTCCACCCAACATCTGTTTTGGTTACTGGTTTTGACATCATCTTCTTCTGGGTTGCCAGAATGATTATGATGGGGCTTAAATTCACAGGCGAAGTTCCATTTAAGCAAATTTATGTACACGGTTTAGTACGAGATGGCGAAGGCCAAAAAATGTCTAAATCTAAAGGGAATGTTTTAGACCCTATCGACTTAATTGACGGTATAGAGCTAGAAGACCTAGTAGCAAAACGTACTTACGGCATGATGCAACCAGAGAAAGCCGCTAAAATCGAGAAGTCAACACGCAAACAGTTTCCAGACGGAATTCCTGCTTTTGGTACTGATGCTATTCGCTTTACCTTTGCATCTTTAGCTTCTACTGGACGTGATATTCGCTTTGATTTAAACCGTGCTGAAGGTTACCGCAACTTCTGTAACAAGCTATGGAACGCAACACGTTATGTATTAATGAACACTGAAGGTTTTGACACTGGTGTTGATGAGTCTCTAGAAGTTGAGCTATCACTTGCTGACCGCTGGATTACGTCCCGTTTACAAGAAGTAGAATCTGAAGTGGCCAAACATTTTGAAAACTATCGTTTTGATTTAGCTGCAACAACTTTATACGAGTTTACTTGGAACGAATATTGCGACTGGTATTTAGAACTGGCAAAACCAATTCTAAACAAAGACAGTTCTGATAACGCTAAACGCGGAACTCGCAAAACGTTAGTTCGTGTTTTAGAAGCCTTACTTCGTTTGCTACATCCTATTATTCCGTTTATCACAGAAGAAGCTTGGCAAGCGGTAGGTCCATTAGCTGGTCAGCATGGTAACACAATTATGCTTGAACCTTATCCACAAGCTGATGAGAGCAAAATTGATAGTGCAGCCATTGCAGAATTGGAATGGGTAAAACAATTTATTGTTGGTGTTCGTAAAATTCGTTCAGAAATGGACATTGCACCAAGCAAGGCATTAGAAGTTCTTCTTGCTGGTTTAAATGACAATGACCAGGCCTGGTTAAATAACAATCGTGTATACCTACAGACTTTAGCGAAACTAGAAAGCATCACAGTACTTGAAGATGAAGCGAGCGCGCCAGAATCTGCCGTAGCTTTAGTTGGCGAAATGAAAGTACTAATCCCAATGGCTGGTTTAATTGATAAAGATGCTGAACTAGCGCGTTTAGCAAAAGAAATTGCTAAACTACAAGGTGAGATTAAACGCCTAAGTGGAAAATTAAACAATGCTGGCTTTGTAGCCAAAGCACCTGAAGATGTAGTTGCAAATGAACGTAAAAAATTAAGCGACTACGAAATTGCTCTTAATAATTTAGAGGCTCAACATGACAAAATTCAGCAGCTTTAA
- a CDS encoding DsbC family protein, with amino-acid sequence MIRTIQKKFLVSLVSSAMLLTAAPMIQAADDTSAIQKRLQTIIPNDAQNAQITSTPVPGLYQIQIGMTVVYMSKDGQYLVNGNVVNLETNQNLTKEAKAKTRKLALSKISEKGMIVYPAKGGKDNAKHTITVFTDIDCPYCAKLHKEIPALNDAGVNVRYLAYPRSGMGSPSYFKAVSVWCAKDPVKSMDDAMVGLPPENKQCQNPVRDHMMQAEVFEVNGTPNIILDNGDLLPGYVPAKELIKLLKSS; translated from the coding sequence ATGATTAGAACGATACAGAAGAAATTTTTAGTAAGCTTAGTAAGTAGTGCTATGTTGTTAACGGCAGCACCTATGATTCAAGCAGCGGATGACACATCGGCCATCCAAAAACGTTTACAAACGATTATTCCTAACGATGCTCAGAATGCTCAAATTACCTCTACGCCAGTACCTGGTTTATACCAGATTCAAATTGGTATGACGGTTGTTTATATGTCTAAGGATGGGCAATATTTGGTGAATGGTAATGTCGTTAATCTGGAAACTAATCAAAACCTTACTAAAGAAGCCAAAGCCAAAACTAGAAAACTTGCTTTAAGTAAGATTTCTGAGAAGGGGATGATTGTTTACCCTGCAAAAGGCGGTAAAGATAATGCGAAGCATACAATTACGGTATTTACAGATATTGATTGCCCTTATTGCGCTAAATTACACAAAGAAATTCCTGCCTTAAATGATGCAGGAGTGAATGTTCGTTATTTAGCTTACCCAAGATCAGGTATGGGTTCTCCTTCTTACTTTAAAGCTGTATCTGTATGGTGTGCAAAAGATCCAGTAAAAAGTATGGATGATGCAATGGTTGGATTACCTCCAGAAAACAAGCAGTGTCAAAATCCTGTTAGAGATCATATGATGCAAGCTGAGGTATTTGAAGTAAATGGAACGCCTAATATTATTTTAGATAACGGTGATTTGTTACCAGGTTATGTACCGGCGAAAGAGTTGATTAAGTTGCTTAAGTCTTCTTAA
- the trmD gene encoding tRNA (guanosine(37)-N1)-methyltransferase TrmD has translation MRFDVITLFPEMFSALTESGVSRRANQSGLYKLHTWNPREFTLDKHKTVDDRPYGGGPGMVMMYQPLKDTLTAIESACKVKPHVVYLSPQGQPLTQQKVAELAQYKNLTLLCGRYEGVDERLIESSIDEEISIGDFVVSGGELPAMMLMDSMIRLIPGALGHNQSAEQDSFSDGLLDCPHYTRPETVDEMTVPSVLLEGNHAKIDSWRQEQKLARTQQRRPDLLSGKK, from the coding sequence GTGAGATTTGATGTGATTACGTTGTTTCCGGAAATGTTTAGTGCATTGACGGAATCAGGAGTAAGTCGCCGAGCAAATCAATCTGGACTGTATAAGCTTCATACCTGGAACCCTCGAGAGTTTACTTTAGACAAACATAAAACGGTTGATGATCGTCCTTATGGGGGCGGGCCAGGAATGGTTATGATGTATCAGCCGTTAAAAGATACGCTGACAGCTATAGAATCTGCGTGTAAGGTTAAGCCTCATGTTGTGTATTTATCACCTCAGGGGCAGCCTCTAACGCAACAGAAAGTGGCAGAGTTAGCTCAGTACAAAAATCTTACCCTGCTTTGTGGACGCTATGAAGGCGTTGACGAGCGTCTGATTGAATCATCGATTGATGAAGAAATCAGCATCGGGGATTTTGTGGTGAGTGGGGGTGAGCTCCCTGCAATGATGTTAATGGATTCAATGATTCGTTTGATTCCAGGCGCATTAGGTCATAACCAGTCAGCAGAGCAAGACTCTTTTTCCGATGGTTTGTTAGATTGCCCGCATTACACTCGACCTGAGACGGTAGATGAAATGACGGTTCCTTCAGTTTTACTGGAGGGTAATCACGCTAAGATTGATTCTTGGAGACAAGAACAAAAACTAGCAAGAACACAACAACGTCGGCCAGATTTACTCTCTGGTAAAAAATAG